One genomic window of Panulirus ornatus isolate Po-2019 chromosome 14, ASM3632096v1, whole genome shotgun sequence includes the following:
- the LOC139753217 gene encoding uncharacterized protein: MRGVMFLAVLGFLLLLLIILSHGRRLDESSSPRISENGLPDVVTLDDLFLLSEAHLRGRPLYHDLSQEEALSSNFVRRNAIVPDPPLDTDTTAENMTRVAFATAPALRFTAAPAEKVLTPFSLTGTRRLQDREPLGERYHGSQLTPGYHRSQFPKRQHRSQLTAGHNRSQFPKGHHSSQLPTSYHKSHFPAGYRRSQLPAGHHRSRFPVRYHMPQFQTRYYRSQGFEGHHRPTHPHSLQRLPPASLATLSNASVTHQPVGAQKTLPLPPDAQGQSVPFSRRNSTSQQSPADLVLHRRHPKTRHTALTAKRQWAAPWAVRMVGGGLMATVTLYLANLTGATLPWATHPRRTRHTQDPEVTEHMVEEAVRLWAAVEGREECRARALCRAGVLLGGLTGGSLLLVAAQSFLPREWEATVFLMAEGAILGSDCRGWRCGRDLSDDAKTS, encoded by the exons ATGCGAGGGGTTATGTTCCTGGCCGTCCTGGGgttcctactgctgctcctgatTATCCTGAGCCATGGCCGGAGGCTGGACGAGTCTTCTTCACCTCGG ATCTCAGAAAACGGGTTACCAGACGTGGTGACCCTTGATGACCTCTTCCTTCTGTCGGAGGCGCACCTCAGGGGCAGGCCGTTGTACCACGATCTCTCGCAG gaggAAGCTCTGTCTTCCAACTTTGTGAGACGCAACGCCATCGTTCCTGACCCGCCGTTGGACACCGACACAACAGCTGAGAATATGACGCGAGTCGCATTCGCAACCGCGCCCGCGCTACGCTTCACGGCCGCACCTGCTGAAAAGGTCCTCACTCCCTTCTCCCTGACGGGGACACGTCGTCTGCAGGATAGAGAACCCTTAGGGGAGAGATACCACGGGTCCCAGCTCACACCAGGGTACCATAGATCCCAGTTTCCAAAGAGGCAACACAGGTCCCAACTCACAGCAGGGCACAACAGATCCCAGTTTCCAAAGGGGCACCACAGCTCCCAGCTCCCGACGAGTTACCACAAATCCCATTTCCCAGCAGGGTACCGTAGGTCCCAACTCCCAGCAGGGCACCACAGGTCCCGGTTCCCAGTGAGGTACCACATGCCCCAGTTTCAAACGAGGTACTATAGGTCTCAGGGCTTCGAGGGGCACCAccgtccaacccatccacactcACTACAACGACTACCCCCTGCCTCCCTCGCCACCCTCAGCAACGCCAGTGTGACCCACCAGCCTGTTGGCGCCCAAAagaccctgcctctccctcctgacgcCCAGGGACAAAGTGTTCCTTTCTCAAGAAGGAACTCGACTTCACAGCAGTCACCAGCGGATCTTGTCCTTCATCGCAGACATCCCAAGACACGCCACACAGCTTTGACAGCTAAG AGGCAGTGGGCTGCTCCATGGGCGGTGCGAATGGTGGGCGGGGGACTGATGGCTACTGTCACCCTCTATTTGGCCAACCTCACCGGGGCCACCCTCCCGTGGGCGACGCACCCGAGACGTACTCGACACACCCAGGACCCCGAAGTCACCGAGCATATG GTGGAGGAGGCGGTACGGTTGTGGGCGGCAGTGGAGGGGCGCGAGGAGTGTCGCGCGAGGGCGTTATGTCGCGCGGGCGTCCTTCTGGGCGGCCTAACGGGTGGTTCCCTCCTTTTGGTGGCTGCCCAAAGCTTTCTGCCCCGCGAGTGGGAAGCTACGGTGTTTCTGATGGCCGAGGGAGCCATTCTAGGGTCAGACTGTCGAGGCTGGAGATGTGGGAGAGACCTGTCTGACGATGCTAAGACCTCCTGA